In Carya illinoinensis cultivar Pawnee chromosome 7, C.illinoinensisPawnee_v1, whole genome shotgun sequence, the following are encoded in one genomic region:
- the LOC122316300 gene encoding protein FAR1-RELATED SEQUENCE 5-like, which translates to MRLTTMNNSHNHVISPQKSRFFRCNREVSETVKRVLDTNDLAGIRMNKNYGSLVVGAGGFENLPFLEKDCRNYIDKTRHLRLGAGGAGALRDYFMRMLFKNNYFFVFMDLDDDGRLKNVFWADPRNQEAYKYFGNVVTFDTKYLTNRYGVPFAPFVGVNHHRQSILLGAGLISNEDTVTFAWLFQTWLQCIDGVAPKAIITDQDKAMKNAIAIVFPETRHRFCLWHILKKVLEKLGSSARYRLGMKTELMKCVYYTQTIEEFENCWAGFIKTYDLHENAWLTSLYNEREHWVPVFLKEYFWAGMSTTPRNESMNAFFYGYVHSKTRLKEFVDHFDNALKKKLKMKIRRNSSHSAAPFPAYLDLQLKRNFKSCTPTLNLRKFNSK; encoded by the coding sequence ATGCGGTTGACAACAATGAATAATTCACATAATCATGTAATCAGCCCACAGAAATCCcgcttctttcgatgtaatagagaagtTAGCGAGACCGTTAAAAGAGTCCTAGACACAAATGACTTAGCTGGCATCCGAATGAACAAAAATTATGGATCTCTTGTAGTTGGCGCAGGTGGCTTTGAGAACCTCCCATTTTTAGAAAAGGATTGTCGCAATTACATCGACAAAACTCGTCATCTGCGACTTGGTGCAGGTGGTGCTGGAGCACTTCGTGATTATTTTATGAGGATGCTGTTCAAGAATAACTACTtttttgtgtttatggatttagACGATGACGGGAggttaaaaaatgtattttgggCAGATCCACGTAATCAGGAAGCCTATAAGTATTTTGGTAATGTCGTGACATTCGACACCAAATACCTGACTAATAGGTATGGGGtgccctttgcaccatttgttggtgtaaaccatcaCCGGCAGTCGATTCTTTTGGGAGCTGGATTGATTTCCAATGAGGACACGGTGACATTTGCATGGCTGTTCCAAACCTGGTTGCAGTGTATAGATGGAGTAGCTCCAAAGGCTATTATTACTGATCAAGACaaagcaatgaaaaatgcaattgctaTTGTCTTTCCAGAAACTCGACATAGATTTTGCCTATGGCATATACTTAAGAAAGTCCTCGAGAAGCTTGGATCATCTGCTAGATACAGACTTGGGATGAAAACTGAGCTGATGAAATGTGTTTACTACACACAAACTATTGAGGAGTTTGAAAATTGTTGGGCTGGGTTTATTAAGACATACGACTTACATGAGAATGCATGGTTGACAAGTTTATACAATGAACGTGAGCATTGGGTACCAGTTTTCCTAAAAGAGTacttttgggctggaatgagtacaaccccGCGAAACGAGagtatgaatgcatttttttacGGTTATGTCCATTCAAAGACAAGATTGAAAGAGTTTGTCGACCATTTTGACAATgcattgaagaaaaaattgaaaatgaaaatcaggCGGAATTCTAGTCATTCAGCGGCACCATTCCCTGCGTATCTAGATCtccaattgaaaagaaatttcaagagTTGTACACCAACTCTAAATTTAAGGAAGTTCAACAGCAAGTAA